The genomic interval TTTCCCAGATCCGCATGAAGACATCGGAGACAACTTCTTCGGCGTCGTATTTTGATTTGAGTATGGAAGTGGCGAACGAGCTTAAGCGGCCGTGCATCATCAGGAAGAGCTCCTTATATGCAGACTGGTCATCATGCACGGCAATCTCACTAAGCAAACGCTTTATTTTATCATTCTCTGGCATTAAGCAAGCAATAAGCAGTAAACAAGCAATAAGCGCTATAAAAGTAGTTATTTATTAATGAATTGGACAAGCAAATACCGTAATTTTTCTATTTTTGCCCTCCGCGAGGTATTCAGCGTCAAACCAGACACTTGAATCTTTTTCGCCGGACCCTTAGCTCAGACGGTTAGAGCATCTGACTCATAATCAGAGGGTCGTTGGTTCGATCCCAACAGGGTCCACTTAAAAATGAGGCAGTTACACTTGTTAAGTTTGTAACTGCCTTTTTTGGTACATACAGCGTACATACAACCAAGAATTTCCCGGTTATTACAAACAAACCTTCACATTCTTAAACTCCCCCTCGGTAATTGTGTTCTGAGTAGAGGTTCCCTCCTTTACCAGCGTCCCTGAAAACGTTCCATCAGCATAACCACCCGCTAGCTTGCTTATAGTTACTGTGAATTGTTGCCCAACATACCCTGTTGGCGAGCAAGAAGCACAAAACCCAGTTTTGGTTGGATACCAAGAAACGACGTTTCGAATCCCGGTTGTGTTAGAATAAGTCTGTTGAGTTAACCCTCCTGTATTTAGAATAATCTTCAATAAGGTTTCCCCTTCATCATTGTAATAATAATTTTTGGTTGCATGGAGGGTAACCGCATAGCTTGTATTCAACAATGGATTTGGATTGGTTGCTGACCCCCCGGTTAGCTGTTCAATTCTGATAACTGAACCTTCCTTGCTACTTTTGGTGAGTGACCCAGTACATTCGATTAACTCCCCGTTAATCCTATACTTAAAATATGTTTCGGGCTCATCACAGTTTGAACTAAGTCCGCCAGAGTTGTTTTCGTTCTTTGAACAGGAAAATACAAGGAACATACCCCATGATAAGGCTAATAGAAGAAAAATCTTGCTTCTTTTCATAAAAATGTTGTTTAGGTAAAAATACAAAAATGTGGGCTATAACTCACTTTTCTAATTCTACTTATACCTGACCTTTTAATCATGGAAAGAAAGTACCAGGAGCAATTTAAGGTTCTAGGTGAAAAAATAAGAGATCTTCGAAAATCCAAAGGACTATCTCAATTGGATTTGGAACTTGAATCAGGAATAAATCGAACAGAAATTAGCCGCATTGAAAACGGAATAAAAAATATAGAGCTCTTAACTTTATTCAAAATAAAAGATGCATTAAAAATAGAAATTCACGAGTTATTCGTAAAATAGGATATAAGATTAATCACTAATGTTTAAAAAGTCGTTCTCCACAATTTTAGTCACTTGCCTATTTTTTACATAAGTCCAATTTCTTCCTTCCCTAATTATTAATCTTGTTTGCTTTTCATTAAATGCCCTTGTTATGAATGATATCTCAGTATCCCCGTATTTTACAATTGACATTCTATTATATTCCAAATGAAGAAACCAATTATTTAGTTCTTTAATACTAAATATTTTGTACTTGTTATGGTTGTGAACTTTAACATCAGAGAAATAATGATGTAAGTCTAAAATTACACTATCTTTTAGAAAAATGACTGTAGCTGTAATGCTAGTATCCTCAAGATAGTTACCAGAAGCACAATTCAACCAGATATTGTCTACATCTGCTGTGCTCATATCGATTTCTTGAAACTTCCGCTTACGAAATGAAATGAAATACGGAAGATTGAGCATTTCATAAAGCTTCTTAAAAGGCACGTTACTCTGAGTTATTGTAAATGTATATACATTGCGTTGGTCTGTTCTAGATACGAAACTCGCAATATTTGTCCCCCCTAATACTTTAC from Chitinophagales bacterium carries:
- a CDS encoding helix-turn-helix transcriptional regulator: MERKYQEQFKVLGEKIRDLRKSKGLSQLDLELESGINRTEISRIENGIKNIELLTLFKIKDALKIEIHELFVK